ATCGCTGCAACGGCAGTAATACCTGCTCCTTTTTCCAATTTCTTAGCCATGTAATCTTGGAAATAGATAGCAAATGGCGCCTTACCATTGATAACCAAGTCAGATGAACTTTCTTCTGGTGGCAATTTCAAATCAACATCCACTCCAGCTTCTTTGAAATAACCTTTTTCTTTGGCTACATAAAGCCCTGTATGGTTGGTATTGGGTGTCCAGTCTAGGATAAAGTCAATTTTTTTGAGTTCTGCTTCTTTGTTATCCTTAGAAGCTGTTCCTTGGCCACAAGCCACAAGCACGACAGCTAGAAGAGCTGTTACAATCGTTAAAAACACTTTCCATGTTTTCTTCATTTTTATTTCCTCTTTTCTTTTTAAAACGCTCTATTTTAAGTACGTTTCCATTTAATCACATATTTTTCACTGATATCGACTAGCTTCATACCTAGAAGACTGATCAGTGATACCAGAATAATAATCGCGAACATGGTGTCATACTGAAACAGTTTCTTGGATTGAATCATGTAGACACCTAGTCCTTCAAAGCCTCCCAACCACTCAGATACCACTGTAGTGATAAAGGCATAGGAGACACTGACCCTCAGACCGGCATAAAAGTAGGGCAGACTGACAGGGATTTTAAAATGCCACAGGATTTGCCAAGGGTTTGCACGCATCAGACTAAATAAGGTCAGCATATCCTTATCACAATGCCTAAAACCATCTAAAATGCTGACAATGATAGGAAAAGTAGTCGTCAAGATGATTAAGACAATCTTTGGCAGAATCCCATAACCCAACCATAACACTAGGATAGGAGCTATGGCAATGGTCGGGATGGTCTGGACAACCACCATCATAGGATAAATCAAATCATTGAGCCAACTCAGACTATCCATAAGGACGGCCATGATACAAGCTATCAAGACACCCAGCACCAAACCTAGTAAGGCGACTCTCAAGGTTGCCCAACTATGGTACCAAAGAAATTCTCTGTCACGAACAAAAGACTGGAGGATCTCAAGTGGAGTTGGAAGGATAAATTTAGGCAATAGATTAAAAATGCCTGCCAACTGCCAAACGGACAAGACACCCAAAAATCCTAGTAGGCTAATATGCCGTCTCATTATACTTTTCAAGTTTCTCATCAATGCTTAAAATCTCTCCTACATTTATTTTCACATTGGCAAAGACATTGTCTGCTCCTTGGCCTGCCACTTCTATCGCTTCTTTGAGAATACGCATGAGCTCATCAAATTCTCCCTCTAAAACTGTTTCAAAGGGTGTCACCACCATGGTTACTCCTTGAGCTTGCAGATAGGCAATGACTTGATCGATAAGAGCTATGCGGTCAACCCCTTGTGACAGGGGCAGGACTTGTAAAGCAATGCTTGCTTTCATTAAAACCTCCTTCTAAGTTACAGTTTTTCTTTGTAAAAAAAGAAAAACCTCTTTCATATATGAAAAAGGTGCAAAATTAGGCCAAGTATTCGTTCCCTACGCTGGCATTACCCAGATCAGGTGCGGTCGAAGTTTAACACTTCCTCTCAGACTGTACACAGACTCCCATATATTATATGGAATATGATAACGCAAAAAAAATAAGATGTCAAGGAAACTGCTTACAGAAAAAGAGACGGTTTCCCGTCTCTTTCAATTAAAGCATCGGTGCAAATAACTGCGTGACTTCTTTAATTATCATTTGATACCATGTAGGATTTATGGTATCCGAGAAGATTTCTTGAGATTGTTCAAAAATTCCTTCAAAATCTTTGCGAATATCCGCTATTGACTCTGTTTTGTAGAGTAGTACTGCATTTTCATAGTGGTGAACCAAGCTACGATAATCCAAGTTAATAGTACCGACAGCCGCGAATCGATCATCAACAATCATTTGCTTACTATGGATAAAACCAGGTGTGTATTCAAAAATGCGAACACCCGCAGATAAAAGATCTGGATAAGCTCCCCGTGTTACAAGTTGAATGAGTTTTTTATCCGGTATATGGGGCGTGACTATTCTCACATCTACGCCTCGCATCGCCGCATTTTTTATATCCTCTGTTAAATCATAATCGATAATGAGATAAGGCGTTGTGATATAAACAAAATCCTCTGCTTGGTTAATTAGATTTTGATAAACAATCTTCCCTACCTTCGTTTTATAGATTGGCTTAGGACCACTGCCGTATGGGATACAAAGACCGCTACCAAATCGTGTCTGATTTTCCAAATGATACTGATCAAAGTCACTGATTTCCCCACGGTTGATGTACCAGTTCATGAGAAATAGTCTGGTAAATGCTTGAGTCGCCGGACCATCAATCCGAATCCCACTATCTTTCCAGTGACCAAAACGTTCAATATGATTGATATATTCGTCTGCAAGGTTGATTCCACCAGTGTAGGAAATCTGCCCATCAATGACCAAGATTTTCCGGTGGTCACGGTTGTTATAGGCCACTGTCATACGAGGAATCACCTTATTAAATTTATGAGCATCAATCCCTTTAGACCGCAAATAAACAGTATAATCCCCAGGCAAAGTCACCATACAACCGATGTCGTCATAGAGCATCTTGACTTCGACTCCCTGAGCTGCCTTTTCTTCCAGAACTTCGAGTATGCTATCCCACATCAAGCCCTCTTCGACAATGTAGTATTCAAGAAAAATAAACTTTTCAGCTCTTTTAAGATCCTCCAGCATCTGTTGCCACATTTCTTCTCCATTAGCAAAGAATTGTGAGTCTGTATGGTCATAGACTTCTGCATTACTATCCATATGTAGCAAGGCATTGATAATTCCGTAAGCTGGTTTGTCTGTCTCCTGTAGTTGCAAATGGAGTTGGCGCCCATTATTCTCATGAAATGCAATAGAATTCAATTCTTGGAGTTGCTTCAGTTCTTTTTTTGATAGTCTTCTCTCACCGAACATGAGATAAAGCAGTGGACCAAACACAGGTACAAAGGTCACAATCAACCAAGTCACTTTGCTTTCAGGTGACATCGAACGATTGACAATCGCTATAACCGTTGCGACGCTAATTAAAAATACAAGAGTCACCCAAATAATCGGAGCAATCTGGCTCATGTAAAGAATAATTCCGAAAACAAGAACTAATTCTATAAGGATAATCGTAATACTAAAACCATACTTGGACATTAATAAGCGAAATTTTCTGATTCCCATATTTCCCTCTCAATTTCTAAGTCTACTCCCTGATTCAACGTCTGAAAACGCTTGTTACCTTCTAGTATACTTAGTTTCGTAAAAGTTATCAAGCTTTTTCTGTATAGGCCGATGGGTCCTACGTTTAAAATTAATTTAAAAAGCAGGCCACTTATATGTGCCTGCTTTTATTTTACAATTTCAAAGCCAACATATTGACCGTCATACCAGCTGCAGTTCCCATCAAGAAGATGGTATCTCCTTCTTTTACATAACCATGATCAAGTGCATAAGCTAAACCAAAAGGTACCGCAACGGAAACCATATTCCCATAATCAGTAACAAGATTCAGGTACTTATCTTCATCTACTCCCAGTTTTCCCATAACCAAAGGAAGAGCACGACTAGCTTGGTGAGGAATAATATAGTCTACAGCATCTTTAGAAATACCCGATTTCTCTTGGAATTCTTGGAACATCTCTGGAATAACACGAGCAGAAAGCAAGAGGATTTTCTTGCCTTTCATGTCAAACATGAAATTTGTCTTAGTCGCTTCAGAGTATTCTTTTGGTTGATACGAAGTCAAACCTCCACGAATCTCTGTATCGTGAGCTCCCTCTGACCAAGTGCGTTGGAGACTAGCGATAACTCCTTTGTCCTGATTACTTTTTTGGAAAATAAAGGCTGCTGCCCCATCACTAAAGAGTTCAAAACTTTCTTTTTGCTTTGGATTAAGCCCCAAGCTACCAACTTCACTAGATACAATCAAAACGCGATCATATTCTCCTGCTTCAATCAAATGTGACATAGTTGATAGAGCAGAGATAAAACTTGTACAAGTCGTATTAATATCCATAGCTGGGATAGAGAGCCCGTTTGCCACACGTTCATGAATCAAAGCTGCTGTACAAGGAATAGGCTGAACACCAACCGCACTAGCTGATACAAGGCAATCAATGTCTTTCATACTCAAATTTGCGTTTTTAAGTGCAGCTTGGATAGCCGCTTCCGCCAAATCGAGTTGCGTTTCTTCATTTTCAACCACACGATGACGAGTCTGATCTTTAAATTGCACTGTATTTTTTGGAAGGCAAACTCCATAGCCTGCGATTTCTACATGTCTTTTTACTTCTGTCATAACTTTTTGTCCTTTCATAAACGTTGGATACGTTTGAGTTTACGACTTGTATCCCAGTGATAATCTGAAAATTTTATTTCAGGTGTTTTAAACTCTTTTTGTTGCGCCAAGAGTCGAAACTGCTCTGTAATCGCTGTTTCAACTTGCTCGTCCCTCCGACTCAGACAAACTTCCACTAACTTCTCAGAATGTTGTTTGACTTGGTAATCTCCGACATTCTCCACAAAGAGAATACAACGTCTGATAAAGTCAGGAAAAATCGTGACTTGACCTCCATCTAGCCCTTCAAAGTAGAAAATATCATCAGATCGACCTTCGACCTTGTCAATCCTTGTGTAATGAGATCCACATGGGCAAGGTTCAGGATTTTCAACTAAGATATCGTTGAGCTGATAGCGATAAACAGGCTGACTGCTTCGTTTAAAGTCTGTAATCACTGGATAAAAACGTCGATCGTCCAGATAGTGTTTTTCTACAAATATGATATCTTCATTGAGATGAAGATTTCCAGCAGGGCAAGTACAAGCTAGAAAACCTTCGGTTGCCTGGTAGACTTGGTCAATAATGGATAGAGAAAAAGCATCAGCAATCCGTTCTTTATCACTATCTTCCAATATTTCTGCCACCGATACGATTTTTTGCGGATGAATCTTTAGCTCTCCGGCTTTTAGGCGCTTGCTCAATTCAATCAACATAGAAGCAGGTGCCACTACAATAGTCGGTTGATAACTATTGAGACGCTCTATATGCTCATCTGTATTCTTGAAAATATCAAAGTATTCTAAACGAATGAGTGCCGTATTGATTGTCTGATAGAGTTCATTATCCGCTCTGAGGAAAAAGGCGATGCGGTGTCCAAAAAGTTGACCTTTAGGCAACATCTTGGCTAGGATTGCCGCCGCCCACATACTTCGCTCTTTTTCGGTTGTAATAAAGATTCCCCGATGCCCGGATGTCCCTGAAGAAAGACCGACAGCTATTTCTCCTTTAAGTTCTGTGAAATTTCGAGTCTTTTCACTTTCGATAGCCAAAGCCAAGGCCTCGTCTCGATCCACTTCTTGGGTGTTGAGCTCATTAAAATGAGCCATCATAAAAGCTTTGTCCATATGGTCAAAGTCGCTAGGTACCCCATTTTTAAAATAAGGCGACTCACGTTTAAGAAAGGCCATATAGGCAGCTAGTTGCTTTTTCTGATAGTTTTCTAAAGCGTCTCGAGATTTAAAATGATGAAGCCACCGAGTTTGGATAAACGTTTTAAGAAAGGTTATTTTTTTCATACAAAATCCGCTCAATCCTTTCTACAGGGTCATGGCTGACAACTACCTCAATGCCGTCTCTCAAGACTTCTTCCAGTAACTCTGTTCCCTTGATATAGTCAGTCTTGCTATCTTGAACCAAGGAAGGAATCAGATGCATCTGCTTGGTATAAGGCAAGAGGTCTATTCCCCAACAAAGATCTGCCGCGATAAAGAGATGATAGTCTGGAATAAAGAGACAAGCTTGCCCTTTGGCATGACCATCTATCGAAGCTACAAGGATACTTCCGTCTCCAAAAAGATCCTTGGTAGGCCGATAGTTAAAGTTAGCATTTTGCTGATCTGCCTTAATAACTGTCAACCTCTCCTCAAAAGTAGCCGGTAAAAATTCTTTAAAAATTAAATCTTTTAGTTTTGGTTTCTTATAAACATCATACACTTCCTGAGTCAGGATAAAGTTTGCATGAGGAAAGAAGCTAGCCCCTCCTAGATGATCTGGATGTAAATGAGATAGCAAGACATAGTTAATGTCTTCTGGCTTTATTCCTTTAGCTTCCAGCAAATGTGAAATCTGATCCTCCTCCGTCATTTGAACTGGAGTTCCTAGACGATAAAAACCATAACGAAGTTTCCTCTTAATATCATAGTGATAGCCAGTATCGTAAAGCAGATAGCCCTTTTCCTTATGCTTGATTAAAAAGACACCCGCTGGAAAAGTCATCTTTCTATTCTTGACACCC
The window above is part of the Streptococcus sp. Marseille-Q6470 genome. Proteins encoded here:
- a CDS encoding CoF synthetase, whose product is MKKITFLKTFIQTRWLHHFKSRDALENYQKKQLAAYMAFLKRESPYFKNGVPSDFDHMDKAFMMAHFNELNTQEVDRDEALALAIESEKTRNFTELKGEIAVGLSSGTSGHRGIFITTEKERSMWAAAILAKMLPKGQLFGHRIAFFLRADNELYQTINTALIRLEYFDIFKNTDEHIERLNSYQPTIVVAPASMLIELSKRLKAGELKIHPQKIVSVAEILEDSDKERIADAFSLSIIDQVYQATEGFLACTCPAGNLHLNEDIIFVEKHYLDDRRFYPVITDFKRSSQPVYRYQLNDILVENPEPCPCGSHYTRIDKVEGRSDDIFYFEGLDGGQVTIFPDFIRRCILFVENVGDYQVKQHSEKLVEVCLSRRDEQVETAITEQFRLLAQQKEFKTPEIKFSDYHWDTSRKLKRIQRL
- a CDS encoding ABC transporter permease is translated as MRNLKSIMRRHISLLGFLGVLSVWQLAGIFNLLPKFILPTPLEILQSFVRDREFLWYHSWATLRVALLGLVLGVLIACIMAVLMDSLSWLNDLIYPMMVVVQTIPTIAIAPILVLWLGYGILPKIVLIILTTTFPIIVSILDGFRHCDKDMLTLFSLMRANPWQILWHFKIPVSLPYFYAGLRVSVSYAFITTVVSEWLGGFEGLGVYMIQSKKLFQYDTMFAIIILVSLISLLGMKLVDISEKYVIKWKRT
- the cls gene encoding cardiolipin synthase, which codes for MGIRKFRLLMSKYGFSITIILIELVLVFGIILYMSQIAPIIWVTLVFLISVATVIAIVNRSMSPESKVTWLIVTFVPVFGPLLYLMFGERRLSKKELKQLQELNSIAFHENNGRQLHLQLQETDKPAYGIINALLHMDSNAEVYDHTDSQFFANGEEMWQQMLEDLKRAEKFIFLEYYIVEEGLMWDSILEVLEEKAAQGVEVKMLYDDIGCMVTLPGDYTVYLRSKGIDAHKFNKVIPRMTVAYNNRDHRKILVIDGQISYTGGINLADEYINHIERFGHWKDSGIRIDGPATQAFTRLFLMNWYINRGEISDFDQYHLENQTRFGSGLCIPYGSGPKPIYKTKVGKIVYQNLINQAEDFVYITTPYLIIDYDLTEDIKNAAMRGVDVRIVTPHIPDKKLIQLVTRGAYPDLLSAGVRIFEYTPGFIHSKQMIVDDRFAAVGTINLDYRSLVHHYENAVLLYKTESIADIRKDFEGIFEQSQEIFSDTINPTWYQMIIKEVTQLFAPML
- a CDS encoding MBL fold metallo-hydrolase, with translation MSKIIESIEYFPAGYCTSYAGLLFKGVKNRKMTFPAGVFLIKHKEKGYLLYDTGYHYDIKRKLRYGFYRLGTPVQMTEEDQISHLLEAKGIKPEDINYVLLSHLHPDHLGGASFFPHANFILTQEVYDVYKKPKLKDLIFKEFLPATFEERLTVIKADQQNANFNYRPTKDLFGDGSILVASIDGHAKGQACLFIPDYHLFIAADLCWGIDLLPYTKQMHLIPSLVQDSKTDYIKGTELLEEVLRDGIEVVVSHDPVERIERILYEKNNLS
- a CDS encoding thiamine-binding protein codes for the protein MKASIALQVLPLSQGVDRIALIDQVIAYLQAQGVTMVVTPFETVLEGEFDELMRILKEAIEVAGQGADNVFANVKINVGEILSIDEKLEKYNETAY
- a CDS encoding 3-oxoacyl-[acyl-carrier-protein] synthase III C-terminal domain-containing protein, translating into MTEVKRHVEIAGYGVCLPKNTVQFKDQTRHRVVENEETQLDLAEAAIQAALKNANLSMKDIDCLVSASAVGVQPIPCTAALIHERVANGLSIPAMDINTTCTSFISALSTMSHLIEAGEYDRVLIVSSEVGSLGLNPKQKESFELFSDGAAAFIFQKSNQDKGVIASLQRTWSEGAHDTEIRGGLTSYQPKEYSEATKTNFMFDMKGKKILLLSARVIPEMFQEFQEKSGISKDAVDYIIPHQASRALPLVMGKLGVDEDKYLNLVTDYGNMVSVAVPFGLAYALDHGYVKEGDTIFLMGTAAGMTVNMLALKL